The Streptomyces sp. NBC_01775 genome includes a region encoding these proteins:
- the thrC gene encoding threonine synthase — protein MEPPMSQMPDVGARPGRTAGRPQWRGIIEEYRDRLPVSADTAPVTLREGGTPLVPAQVLSELTGCDVHLKVEGANPTGSFKDRGMTMAITKAKENGAQAVICASTGNTSASAAAYAVRAGMVCAVLVPQGKIALGKMGQALVHGAKILQVEGNFDDCLSLARGLSEKYPVALVNSVNPSRIEGQKTAAFEIVDMLGEAPDIHVLPVGNAGNITAYWKGYREYAQDGMAARTPRMWGYQASGAAPIVRGEAVKEPSTIATAIRIGNPASWTLAEEARDESGGFIDSVTDRQILRAYRLLAAQEGVFVEPASAASVAGLIQAAEEGKVDPGQRIVCTVTGNGLKDPDWAVAGAPQPVTVPVDADAAAERLGLA, from the coding sequence ATGGAACCTCCGATGTCCCAGATGCCCGACGTGGGAGCGCGGCCCGGCCGGACCGCCGGCCGCCCCCAGTGGCGCGGCATCATCGAGGAGTACCGCGACCGCCTCCCGGTGAGCGCGGACACGGCCCCCGTCACGCTGCGTGAAGGCGGCACCCCGCTGGTCCCGGCGCAGGTGCTGAGCGAGCTGACCGGCTGCGACGTCCACCTCAAGGTCGAGGGCGCCAACCCCACCGGCTCCTTCAAGGACCGGGGCATGACGATGGCCATCACCAAGGCCAAGGAGAACGGCGCCCAGGCCGTCATCTGCGCCTCCACGGGCAACACCTCGGCCTCGGCCGCGGCCTACGCCGTACGGGCCGGCATGGTCTGCGCCGTCCTCGTGCCGCAGGGCAAGATCGCGCTCGGCAAGATGGGCCAGGCGCTGGTGCACGGCGCCAAGATCCTCCAGGTCGAGGGCAACTTCGACGACTGCCTCAGCCTCGCGCGCGGGCTGTCGGAGAAGTACCCGGTGGCGCTGGTCAATTCGGTCAACCCCTCCCGTATCGAGGGGCAGAAGACCGCGGCCTTCGAGATCGTCGACATGCTCGGCGAAGCCCCCGACATCCATGTCCTCCCGGTCGGCAACGCGGGCAACATCACGGCGTACTGGAAGGGCTACCGCGAATACGCGCAGGACGGGATGGCCGCCCGCACCCCCCGTATGTGGGGTTACCAGGCATCCGGTGCCGCGCCGATCGTGCGTGGTGAGGCGGTCAAGGAGCCGAGCACCATCGCCACCGCGATCCGTATCGGCAACCCGGCCTCCTGGACGCTCGCCGAGGAGGCGCGCGACGAGTCCGGCGGCTTCATCGACTCGGTGACCGACCGTCAGATCCTGCGCGCCTACCGGCTGTTGGCCGCGCAGGAGGGCGTCTTCGTGGAGCCCGCCTCGGCGGCTTCCGTCGCCGGTCTGATCCAGGCGGCCGAGGAGGGCAAGGTCGATCCCGGTCAGCGCATCGTGTGCACCGTGACCGGCAACGGCCTCAAGGACCCCGACTGGGCCGTCGCGGGCGCCCCGCAGCCGGTCACGGTCCCCGTCGACGCGGATGCCGCAGCCGAGCGCCTCGGTCTGGCCTGA
- a CDS encoding homoserine dehydrogenase encodes MRTRPLKVALLGCGVVGSEVARIMTTHADDLAQRIGAPVELAGVAVRRPDRVREGIDQQLVTTDAAALAAREDIDVVVEVIGGIEPARALITSAFEHGASVVTANKALLAEDGATLHEAAEKHGADLFYEAAVAAAIPLVRPLRESLAGDTVNRVLGIVNGTTNFILDRMDSAGAGYSEALNEATALGYAEADPTADVEGFDAAAKAAILAGIAFHTRVRLDDVHREGLSDVTASDIASARRMGCTVKLLAICERAADGRSVTARVHPAMIPLSHPLASVREAYNAVFVESEAAGQLMFYGPGAGGSPTASAVLGDLVAACRNKLSGGRGPGESAYAQLPVSPMGEVVTRYHISLDVADKPGVLAQVATVFAEHGVSIDTVRQKGKEGTHGGAWLVVVTHRAGDAALSATVEALRGLDTVRGVASIMRVEGE; translated from the coding sequence ATGCGTACGCGTCCGCTGAAGGTGGCGCTGCTGGGCTGTGGGGTTGTCGGCTCAGAGGTGGCACGCATCATGACGACGCACGCCGACGACCTCGCACAGCGCATCGGCGCCCCGGTCGAACTGGCCGGGGTCGCCGTCCGGCGTCCCGACCGGGTCCGCGAGGGCATCGACCAGCAGCTGGTGACCACCGACGCCGCCGCGCTCGCCGCGCGCGAGGACATCGACGTCGTCGTGGAGGTCATCGGCGGCATCGAGCCGGCCCGCGCCCTGATCACCTCGGCCTTCGAACACGGCGCCAGCGTGGTGACGGCCAACAAGGCGCTGCTGGCCGAGGACGGCGCCACCTTGCACGAGGCGGCCGAGAAACACGGCGCCGACCTCTTCTACGAGGCCGCCGTAGCCGCCGCGATCCCGCTGGTGCGGCCCCTGCGCGAGTCCCTGGCCGGGGACACGGTCAACCGGGTCCTGGGCATCGTGAACGGCACCACGAACTTCATCCTCGACCGCATGGACTCCGCCGGCGCCGGGTACAGCGAGGCGCTGAACGAGGCCACCGCGCTCGGGTACGCGGAGGCCGACCCGACGGCCGACGTCGAGGGGTTCGACGCCGCCGCCAAGGCCGCCATCCTCGCGGGCATCGCCTTCCACACCCGCGTACGCCTGGACGATGTGCACCGCGAGGGCCTCTCGGACGTCACCGCCTCCGACATCGCCTCGGCGCGGCGTATGGGATGCACCGTCAAGCTGCTGGCCATCTGCGAGCGCGCCGCCGACGGACGCTCGGTCACCGCACGTGTGCACCCCGCGATGATCCCCCTCAGCCACCCGCTCGCCTCCGTGCGCGAGGCGTACAACGCGGTCTTCGTCGAGTCCGAGGCCGCGGGCCAGCTGATGTTCTACGGGCCCGGCGCGGGTGGCTCTCCCACCGCCTCGGCGGTGCTGGGCGACCTGGTGGCCGCCTGCCGCAACAAGCTCAGCGGCGGCCGGGGGCCGGGCGAGTCCGCCTATGCCCAACTGCCCGTTTCCCCCATGGGCGAGGTGGTCACCCGTTACCACATCAGCCTGGACGTCGCGGACAAGCCGGGCGTCCTCGCACAGGTGGCGACGGTCTTCGCCGAGCACGGCGTCTCGATCGACACCGTGCGCCAGAAGGGCAAGGAGGGGACGCACGGCGGAGCCTGGCTCGTCGTCGTCACCCACCGCGCCGGCGACGCCGCGCTCAGCGCGACGGTCGAGGCGCTGCGCGGCCTCGACACCGTGCGCGGGGTCGCGAGCATCATGCGCGTCGAGGGCGAATGA
- the lysA gene encoding diaminopimelate decarboxylase, with protein sequence MSRSAHPAGPRHGDVFPEGHYTAPPADLNGLDPHVWAQTVRRTDEGPVTVGGLDVRELAEEFGTPAYVLDETDFRARCRAWREAFGPGADVFYAGKAFLSRAVVRWLHEEGLNLDVCSGGELATALAAGMPAERIALHGNNKSTEEITRAVEAGVGRIVLDSYQEIAKVAHIAKGLGRRQPVQIRVTVGVEAHTHEFIATAHEDQKFGLALAGGSSHPEAGGGPAAEAVRRVLMLDSLELIGIHSHIGSQIFDMAGFEVSARRVVGLLTQIRDEHGVELPEIDLGGGLGIAYTPEDDPSEPHEIAKTLGDIVTRECEAAGLAVPRLSVEPGRAIVGPTAFTLYEVGTVKELEGLRTYVSVDGGMSDNIRTALYDAEYSVALVSRASAAPPMLSRVVGKHCESGDIVVRDAFLPADLAPGDLLAVPATGAYCRSMASNYNHALRPPVVAVRDGQARTIVRRETEEDLLRLDVG encoded by the coding sequence ATGAGCCGTTCAGCACACCCCGCCGGGCCCCGTCACGGTGACGTATTCCCGGAGGGCCACTACACCGCTCCGCCCGCCGACCTCAACGGCCTCGACCCCCACGTATGGGCGCAGACCGTCCGGCGCACCGACGAGGGCCCGGTCACCGTCGGTGGCCTGGACGTCCGAGAGCTCGCCGAGGAGTTCGGCACCCCGGCCTATGTGCTGGACGAGACGGACTTCCGGGCGCGCTGCCGGGCCTGGCGCGAGGCGTTCGGGCCCGGCGCCGACGTCTTCTACGCGGGCAAGGCCTTCCTCTCCCGCGCCGTCGTGCGCTGGCTGCACGAGGAAGGGCTGAACCTCGACGTGTGCTCCGGCGGCGAGCTGGCGACCGCGCTGGCCGCCGGTATGCCCGCCGAGCGCATCGCGCTGCACGGCAACAACAAGTCCACCGAGGAGATCACCCGGGCCGTCGAGGCGGGGGTCGGGCGCATCGTGCTCGACTCGTACCAGGAGATCGCGAAGGTCGCGCACATCGCCAAGGGGCTCGGGCGGCGGCAGCCCGTGCAGATCCGGGTCACGGTCGGCGTCGAGGCGCATACGCACGAGTTCATCGCGACGGCGCACGAGGACCAGAAGTTCGGCCTCGCGCTCGCCGGGGGCAGCTCCCACCCGGAGGCCGGGGGAGGCCCCGCCGCGGAGGCCGTGCGGCGGGTGCTGATGCTGGACAGCCTGGAGCTGATCGGCATCCACTCGCACATCGGCTCGCAGATCTTCGACATGGCGGGCTTCGAGGTCTCGGCGCGGCGCGTGGTGGGGCTGCTCACCCAGATCCGCGACGAGCACGGCGTCGAGCTGCCCGAGATCGACCTCGGCGGCGGTCTGGGTATCGCCTATACACCCGAGGACGACCCAAGTGAGCCGCACGAGATCGCCAAGACGCTCGGCGACATCGTCACGCGCGAGTGCGAGGCGGCCGGGCTGGCCGTGCCCCGACTGTCGGTCGAACCGGGCCGCGCCATCGTCGGGCCGACGGCCTTCACGCTCTACGAGGTCGGCACCGTCAAGGAGCTGGAGGGCCTGCGCACCTACGTGAGCGTGGACGGCGGCATGTCCGACAACATCCGCACGGCGCTGTACGACGCGGAGTACAGCGTGGCTCTCGTCTCGCGGGCCTCCGCGGCGCCGCCCATGCTCAGCCGCGTGGTCGGCAAGCACTGCGAGAGCGGCGACATCGTCGTACGGGACGCTTTCCTGCCCGCGGACCTGGCCCCCGGTGACCTGCTGGCCGTACCGGCGACCGGTGCGTACTGCCGTTCGATGGCCAGCAACTACAACCACGCGCTGCGCCCGCCCGTCGTGGCCGTCAGGGACGGTCAGGCGCGGACGATCGTGCGGCGCGAGACGGAGGAAGATCTCCTGCGACTCGATGTCGGCTAG
- a CDS encoding DALR anticodon-binding domain-containing protein, whose translation MTPAQLSRTVQHALRRALSAGEVQSLPESQRVVVESPPRRGAGDYATGVAFQVAAHTGRPAHEVAVVLCERLGQEPGIERAEVVGGGFVNVTLDAGACADLLRSLVTGPEPEPDQGQGQGQYQGPGARQGPHAPHTVDADDPARDIPRWAALTGEDPAVLAVRTERASSLFRVQYAHARARSLLRGAERLGFGPEASAVGAVSSCAVSSGTATHPAPRRLLSLLADRARITAPGALARHLDAVALAFADFHDACPPLPSGDEKPGAAHRARLALAEATGAVLAGGLSRLGVTAPAHI comes from the coding sequence GTGACCCCCGCACAGCTCTCGCGCACCGTTCAGCACGCGCTGCGCCGCGCGCTCTCGGCAGGGGAGGTGCAGAGCCTCCCCGAGAGCCAGCGTGTCGTTGTCGAGTCGCCGCCTCGCAGGGGCGCGGGGGACTACGCGACCGGCGTCGCCTTCCAGGTCGCCGCGCACACCGGGCGGCCGGCGCATGAGGTGGCCGTCGTGCTGTGTGAGCGGCTCGGCCAGGAGCCGGGGATCGAGCGCGCCGAGGTCGTCGGGGGCGGGTTCGTGAACGTCACGCTGGACGCGGGCGCGTGTGCCGACCTGCTCCGCTCCCTCGTCACGGGGCCGGAGCCGGAGCCGGACCAGGGCCAGGGCCAGGGCCAGTACCAAGGACCAGGGGCACGGCAAGGGCCACACGCGCCGCACACCGTCGACGCCGACGATCCCGCCCGTGACATCCCCCGCTGGGCCGCCCTCACCGGCGAGGACCCCGCCGTCCTCGCCGTACGCACCGAGCGCGCCAGCTCGCTCTTCCGCGTGCAGTACGCCCACGCCCGTGCCCGTTCCCTCCTCCGTGGTGCCGAGCGCCTCGGCTTCGGCCCCGAGGCCTCGGCGGTCGGCGCCGTCTCCTCATGCGCCGTCTCCTCGGGCACCGCCACCCACCCCGCGCCCCGCCGTCTCCTCTCCCTCCTCGCCGACCGGGCCCGCATCACCGCGCCCGGTGCGCTCGCGCGGCATCTCGATGCCGTCGCGCTCGCCTTCGCCGACTTTCACGACGCGTGTCCGCCGCTGCCCAGCGGCGACGAGAAACCCGGGGCCGCCCACCGCGCCCGGCTGGCCCTCGCCGAGGCCACCGGAGCGGTGCTGGCAGGCGGCCTGTCCCGGCTCGGCGTCACCGCACCCGCACACATCTAG
- a CDS encoding response regulator, translating to MPGMSGRVLVVDDSKVIRQLIRVNLELEGFEVVTAVDGAECLDVVHRARPDVVTLDAMMPRLDGLRTAERLRADPRTRHLPLALVSACTELEGGGGVGSSHGVDAFLAKPFEPAELVRLVRRLLQGRREDGGHGAGASGSLSAGDPRGAGDPRGAGDARSAGDSRNVGDSARADDSLSAGDSLGAVSETVEP from the coding sequence GTGCCAGGTATGTCCGGCCGGGTGCTTGTCGTCGACGACAGCAAGGTCATCCGGCAGTTGATCAGGGTCAACCTCGAGCTTGAGGGCTTCGAGGTGGTGACCGCCGTCGACGGCGCCGAGTGCCTGGACGTGGTGCATCGCGCCCGGCCCGATGTCGTCACACTCGACGCCATGATGCCGCGGCTGGACGGGCTGCGGACGGCGGAGCGGCTGCGGGCCGATCCGCGTACGCGGCATCTGCCGCTGGCGCTCGTGAGCGCGTGCACCGAGTTGGAGGGCGGGGGAGGAGTCGGCTCGTCGCACGGGGTGGACGCCTTTCTCGCGAAGCCGTTCGAGCCCGCGGAGCTGGTGCGGTTGGTTCGGCGGCTGCTGCAAGGCCGCCGGGAGGACGGCGGCCACGGAGCGGGGGCCTCCGGTTCGCTCAGCGCCGGTGACCCTCGCGGTGCGGGCGACCCTCGCGGTGCCGGGGACGCCCGGAGCGCCGGTGATTCTCGCAACGTCGGCGATTCCGCCCGCGCCGACGATTCCCTCAGTGCCGGTGACTCCCTCGGAGCCGTCTCCGAGACCGTTGAGCCGTAG
- a CDS encoding tyrosine-type recombinase/integrase, with product MKSQDVRIWEIRRNKSSKRPSYEVRWKVAGKSFSRTFRTKALADSFRSSLVKASRAGEGFDTETGLPDSLIEAAPSLTWYEFALKYLAMKWPHAAPNSRDSMNETLTLVSTVLVSKKPGRPADAVLRKALRGWAFVHSPNADKEEPPAKVSNALAWVAKASLPLVDLKKPAVMRSVLNALTLKLDGTPAAPETVRRKRAVLSNVLRYAVELGELNENPVASVQWKPPKLAKEVDRRVVINPVQARELLTALSYVGLYKRARGRRMVALFACMYYGGLRPAEAVGLRLQDCELPERGWGRFNLHRTRPTVGKRWTGTGAVHDHRGLKNRSEDEVRPVPVPPQLVRIVRQHMDEFGTADDGRLFFNERGGVIGSSSYSRTWEEARALALTPEQVASPLAGTPYDLRHAALSSWLNAGVDPTEVAERAGNSVDVLLTRYAKCLDGRQEVANQRIAALWDDGPGDAESETEADKSD from the coding sequence ATGAAATCGCAAGACGTACGGATCTGGGAGATCCGACGGAACAAGTCGAGCAAGCGACCCTCCTACGAGGTGCGGTGGAAGGTAGCCGGAAAATCGTTCTCCAGGACCTTCCGTACCAAGGCGCTGGCCGACAGCTTCCGTTCCAGCCTCGTGAAGGCGTCTCGGGCAGGGGAGGGGTTCGACACTGAAACCGGTCTTCCGGACTCGTTGATCGAAGCTGCTCCCTCCCTCACCTGGTACGAGTTCGCGCTGAAGTACCTCGCGATGAAGTGGCCGCATGCGGCCCCCAACTCACGCGACAGCATGAACGAGACGCTGACGCTGGTGAGCACGGTTCTCGTGAGCAAGAAGCCTGGTCGGCCTGCGGATGCGGTGTTGCGCAAGGCACTGCGAGGCTGGGCGTTCGTGCACTCGCCGAATGCGGACAAGGAAGAACCACCGGCCAAGGTGAGTAACGCGCTCGCCTGGGTGGCCAAGGCGTCGCTGCCGCTCGTCGACCTGAAGAAACCGGCTGTGATGCGGAGTGTTCTCAACGCGCTCACGCTGAAACTGGACGGGACTCCGGCCGCGCCGGAGACGGTGCGCCGTAAGCGCGCGGTGCTGTCCAACGTGCTCCGGTACGCGGTCGAACTCGGAGAGCTGAATGAGAATCCAGTGGCGTCGGTCCAGTGGAAGCCACCGAAGCTCGCCAAGGAGGTGGACCGCCGGGTCGTGATCAATCCTGTACAGGCTCGGGAGCTGTTGACCGCGCTTTCATACGTGGGCCTCTACAAGCGGGCGCGGGGCCGTCGAATGGTCGCGCTCTTTGCCTGCATGTACTACGGCGGACTGCGTCCGGCGGAAGCGGTCGGCCTCCGCCTCCAGGACTGCGAACTTCCGGAGAGGGGATGGGGACGGTTCAATCTGCACCGAACTCGTCCCACGGTGGGGAAGCGCTGGACCGGGACCGGTGCGGTACATGATCACCGTGGACTCAAGAACCGTTCGGAGGACGAAGTCCGGCCGGTGCCGGTACCGCCCCAACTCGTGCGCATCGTCCGGCAGCACATGGACGAGTTCGGCACTGCTGACGACGGACGGCTGTTCTTCAACGAGCGGGGCGGCGTCATCGGCTCGTCGTCGTACTCCCGTACCTGGGAGGAAGCGCGCGCCCTGGCCCTGACTCCGGAACAGGTCGCCTCGCCCCTGGCCGGTACGCCGTACGACCTGCGGCACGCGGCCCTGTCCTCCTGGCTGAACGCCGGGGTCGATCCGACCGAGGTGGCGGAGCGCGCGGGCAACAGCGTGGACGTTCTGTTGACCCGCTACGCGAAGTGTCTCGACGGCCGACAGGAGGTGGCCAACCAGCGGATTGCCGCGCTCTGGGACGACGGCCCCGGCGACGCGGAGTCAGAGACAGAGGCGGATAAGAGTGACTGA
- a CDS encoding helix-turn-helix transcriptional regulator produces MARDELMTVPQVLAELGGVSRRTFYRWREVGRGPASLKLPNGEIRIWRSEFTAWLRHREEEIA; encoded by the coding sequence ATGGCGCGTGACGAGCTGATGACCGTTCCGCAGGTTCTCGCCGAACTGGGCGGCGTTTCCCGACGCACCTTCTACCGCTGGCGCGAGGTGGGGCGTGGCCCGGCCTCTCTCAAGTTGCCGAACGGTGAAATCCGCATCTGGCGCAGCGAATTCACCGCATGGCTCCGGCACCGAGAGGAGGAGATCGCATGA
- a CDS encoding replication initiator, whose translation MTVQSEAVTALVERAGRPEFEAWRRTILRLGGCTNPIHLVGSAAYVDAATGAALHAYTSEALGGRLLVACGNRRATVCPTCAQLYRADTYQLIRAGLVGGKAVAGTVSGHPRVFVTLTAPGFGPVHSRRERGGKMLACRPRKAGERCPHGAPAGCHVRHAADDPRLGEPLCPRCYDYAGAVLWQAQAGELWHRFTLELRRVLARRAGLARTALAEAARLSYAKVAEYQRRGLVHFHAVVRLDGPDGPGEPPPAWATSALLEDAVREAVGRVWVAAYGSDVVGPRVLRFGSQVDVRPVPPADSADGLSSSAVAGYIAKYATKGAESAGAVDGRIRHGKDLATLPVRDHVLRMIGTCWWLGALPSFEELRLRRWAHMLGYRGHFSTKSRHYSTTLGALRSSRAEHRAQEQRAALGLDDRDAILVGQWRYAGRGYSPEAALLAASVRGGGDGYGA comes from the coding sequence ATGACCGTGCAAAGTGAGGCAGTCACGGCCCTGGTCGAGCGGGCTGGGCGGCCGGAGTTCGAAGCCTGGCGCCGGACCATCCTTCGCCTCGGCGGGTGCACAAACCCTATCCACCTCGTCGGCTCCGCCGCGTACGTGGATGCGGCCACCGGGGCAGCGCTCCACGCGTACACCTCGGAAGCTCTCGGCGGTCGGCTCCTGGTCGCGTGCGGCAACCGCCGGGCAACGGTCTGCCCGACCTGCGCTCAGCTCTACCGCGCGGACACGTACCAGCTCATCCGGGCCGGACTGGTCGGCGGTAAGGCGGTCGCGGGGACGGTGAGCGGGCACCCTCGGGTGTTCGTCACCCTCACCGCTCCGGGCTTCGGCCCTGTCCACTCGCGGCGGGAGCGGGGCGGCAAGATGCTGGCCTGCCGCCCTCGAAAGGCGGGGGAGCGCTGTCCGCACGGTGCCCCGGCGGGGTGCCACGTCCGGCACGCGGCGGATGATCCGCGACTTGGGGAGCCGCTGTGTCCGCGCTGCTACGACTATGCCGGCGCCGTGCTCTGGCAGGCGCAAGCAGGTGAGCTGTGGCACCGCTTCACACTGGAGCTGCGGCGCGTGCTGGCCCGGCGTGCCGGGCTGGCCCGTACGGCGCTGGCGGAGGCGGCGCGCCTCTCGTACGCCAAGGTGGCGGAGTACCAGCGGCGCGGCCTCGTCCACTTCCATGCCGTCGTCCGTCTCGACGGGCCGGACGGTCCGGGGGAGCCGCCTCCCGCTTGGGCTACCTCGGCGCTCCTGGAGGACGCGGTACGGGAAGCGGTCGGTCGCGTCTGGGTCGCCGCGTACGGCTCCGATGTAGTCGGCCCCCGCGTGTTGCGGTTCGGCTCCCAGGTGGACGTTCGCCCGGTCCCGCCAGCCGACTCGGCGGACGGTCTCTCCTCGTCGGCAGTCGCGGGCTACATCGCCAAGTACGCCACCAAGGGCGCGGAGTCCGCGGGGGCTGTTGACGGGCGTATCCGGCACGGCAAGGACCTGGCCACGCTGCCCGTACGGGATCACGTCCTTCGCATGATCGGTACGTGCTGGTGGCTCGGCGCGCTGCCGTCCTTCGAAGAGCTGAGGCTGCGGCGCTGGGCACACATGCTCGGCTACCGGGGCCACTTCTCAACCAAGTCCCGCCACTACTCCACCACCTTGGGTGCACTCCGCTCATCCCGCGCGGAGCACCGCGCACAGGAACAGCGGGCGGCCCTCGGCCTGGACGACCGGGACGCGATCCTCGTCGGCCAGTGGCGGTATGCCGGGCGCGGCTACAGCCCGGAGGCGGCCCTGCTCGCGGCCTCCGTCCGGGGAGGCGGTGACGGATATGGCGCGTGA
- a CDS encoding FtsK/SpoIIIE domain-containing protein, with the protein MILMASTRSADSAGLSWVLVVAAVLVSGLLLAGPALRRRYPVAWWACLGFPLACIRVARTWRPLMAGCGLAVSRKAALMVVSGLVGNGAPPPQPCVPRRGLMRPTRGGFWFLVRLLPGQVPEDFVKAAPAMAHDWEVHAVRVTTWKPGLVRVVASASDPLKAPQMPKQRGAGRLLRVAVGALETGAQWVIDLRKVPHWLIVGATRSGKSTLINALVAGLARQPVALVGIDCKGGMELSLYGPRLSALATNRAQAVKLLGALVDLTLDRMTVCRAARVRNVWGLPEDERPVPIVVIVDELAELFLVASRSEKDEAQAASTALIRLAQLGAALGVFLVVAGQRVGSDLGPGVTSLRAQLGGRVCHRVADPGTAEMALGDLNPDALHAAQSITPEQAGTAVLASADGWDRARSHLVSESEAERVAAESAHLTPYLPELVAAVGGSSPDDVPSVRLERLDGEENE; encoded by the coding sequence GTGATCCTCATGGCCTCCACACGTTCGGCGGATTCCGCTGGGCTGAGCTGGGTGCTCGTAGTGGCCGCAGTGCTGGTGTCGGGTCTGCTTCTGGCGGGCCCGGCCCTGCGCCGCCGCTACCCGGTGGCCTGGTGGGCGTGCCTCGGGTTTCCGCTCGCCTGCATACGCGTCGCGCGCACTTGGCGGCCGTTGATGGCCGGGTGCGGGCTGGCGGTCAGCCGTAAGGCGGCGTTGATGGTCGTCTCCGGGCTCGTCGGGAATGGTGCGCCTCCGCCTCAGCCTTGTGTGCCCCGTCGTGGGCTTATGCGGCCGACACGGGGCGGCTTCTGGTTCCTCGTCCGGCTCCTGCCGGGACAGGTGCCGGAGGACTTCGTCAAGGCGGCCCCCGCCATGGCGCACGACTGGGAAGTGCACGCGGTCCGCGTGACGACCTGGAAGCCGGGCCTCGTTCGGGTGGTGGCCTCGGCCAGTGATCCGCTCAAGGCGCCGCAGATGCCGAAGCAGCGCGGTGCGGGTCGGCTGCTGCGTGTCGCAGTCGGGGCACTGGAGACCGGCGCACAGTGGGTCATCGACCTGCGGAAGGTGCCGCACTGGCTGATCGTCGGTGCTACTCGCTCCGGTAAATCGACGCTGATCAATGCCCTCGTCGCGGGCCTTGCTCGGCAACCCGTCGCGCTGGTCGGCATCGACTGCAAAGGCGGGATGGAACTCTCGCTCTACGGGCCTCGGCTGTCCGCGCTGGCGACCAACCGCGCTCAAGCGGTCAAGCTCCTCGGTGCGCTGGTCGATCTGACCTTGGACCGGATGACCGTCTGCCGTGCGGCCCGGGTGCGGAACGTCTGGGGACTGCCGGAAGACGAGCGGCCCGTTCCGATCGTCGTGATCGTGGACGAGTTGGCGGAGCTCTTCCTTGTCGCGAGTCGCAGCGAGAAGGACGAAGCGCAGGCGGCGAGTACGGCGCTGATCCGGCTGGCGCAACTGGGGGCGGCGCTCGGCGTGTTCCTCGTGGTCGCCGGGCAGCGGGTCGGATCCGACCTCGGGCCAGGCGTCACCTCCCTCCGTGCTCAGCTCGGCGGGCGGGTCTGCCACCGGGTGGCCGATCCCGGTACGGCGGAAATGGCGCTGGGTGATCTCAATCCGGATGCCCTGCACGCGGCGCAGTCGATCACGCCCGAACAGGCCGGTACGGCGGTGCTCGCCTCGGCCGACGGCTGGGACCGCGCGCGATCGCACCTGGTCTCGGAATCGGAGGCGGAGCGGGTGGCGGCCGAGTCGGCGCATCTGACGCCCTACCTGCCGGAACTGGTCGCTGCGGTCGGCGGTTCCTCGCCGGACGACGTTCCCAGCGTGCGACTCGAACGGCTCGACGGCGAAGAGAACGAGTGA
- a CDS encoding SCO3933 family regulatory protein, with protein sequence MVALPIDTAKFTGMICAVAPTPRIANRETGQVRVDRDTGQTVYQVGLCLMSGRSADVVTVNVPGEPSGVQNGVPVQVRDLVATPWENEGRHGVSFRATEIKPLAAPAASSGSGSSVPASGKGAGQ encoded by the coding sequence GTGGTAGCTCTACCGATCGATACGGCGAAGTTCACGGGGATGATCTGCGCCGTAGCCCCTACACCCCGCATCGCCAACCGGGAGACCGGACAGGTTCGCGTCGACCGGGACACCGGCCAGACCGTCTATCAGGTGGGCCTCTGCCTCATGTCGGGGCGGTCAGCGGATGTCGTCACGGTGAACGTGCCGGGGGAGCCGTCGGGCGTGCAGAACGGGGTGCCCGTTCAGGTGCGGGACCTGGTGGCCACGCCGTGGGAGAACGAGGGGCGGCATGGTGTCTCGTTCCGGGCCACCGAGATCAAGCCTCTCGCCGCTCCGGCGGCTTCGTCCGGTTCCGGCTCGTCGGTGCCGGCCTCCGGGAAGGGGGCCGGACAGTGA